In Cupriavidus taiwanensis, the following proteins share a genomic window:
- a CDS encoding efflux RND transporter permease subunit → MKLAHFFIDRPIFASVVSIVITVGGLVALTKLPIAQFPDITPPSITVTTRYPGASAEVVAQNVAAPIEQQVNGADRMMYMNSTSSSTGDLTLTTYFEIGTDPELAQVDVQNRVNLALPTLPEAVTSQGVSVQKRSSAFMMVIAIYSPDASYDQTFVGNYANIYVLDALKRIPGANQSSIFGSPDYAMRIWLKPDRMASLGITTEDVKNAVANQNQQFSAGRIGQSPTDGAVQLTFPIATKGRMTEPAEFDNMILRAQSGDVALVRLKDIGHAELGSKDYSLRSRYKGKTATLMAVYQQPGANALDVSKQVRATLAELKKSFPPGLEYDIALDTTTFVQESIDEVVHTLRDAVILVILVVYLFLQSFRATLVPILAVPVSIIGAFVGMSAFGFSVNMLTLFGMVLAIGIVVDDAIVVIENVERNMVEFKLPPKEAAKKAMDEVSGPVVAIVLVLLAVFIPVAFLSGITGQLYKQFAITIAVSVVLSGVVALTLSPALAAILLKPGEHKKNRFFTWFNNSFDRLVAGYDRSLQVVIKRTAMSIAIILAMVAVSVLMFMRIPGSFLPVEDQGYLFGAVVMPDAASLDRTGNLSSRAETWLARQPGVSSVATVDGYSLIDSQNKANAGTLFVTLKGFDERGEGESAEDLILKAKKEFSTYQDGAVIPINPPSIPGLGTTGGFEFWLQSTADGTYQQLEEKVHQFIARARQRPELTGVNSTINSRSRQFMVEVDRERSETQGVPVEAVYSALQTMFGSLYVSQFPKNSRLFQVILQAEPKYRSRPEDLDNVYVRNHKGEMVPIKAVTTTKYVPGADIVTRFNNFPAAKIMGDAAPGYSSGQAIAAMEETAQEVLGIGYAYSWSGQAFEEKTAGSTAVYVFAFALLMVFLILAAQYEKWSLPLGVLLAVPFALFGALLAILMRGMLNDVYFQIGLTVLIALAAKNAILIFEFAVEMRQKEGLSAYDAAIHAAKLRLRPIIMTSLAFILGCVPLAIASGASAASRQSLGTGVIGGMLGATVIALFFIPMFFWGLEVLAERKPREKAAGGAAPTSGDGPPPARPPAGEPS, encoded by the coding sequence ATGAAGCTTGCCCATTTTTTTATTGACCGGCCGATCTTTGCGTCGGTCGTCTCCATTGTCATCACCGTGGGCGGGCTGGTGGCGCTGACCAAGCTGCCGATCGCCCAGTTCCCGGACATCACGCCGCCGTCGATCACCGTCACTACCAGGTACCCGGGCGCCAGCGCGGAAGTGGTGGCGCAGAACGTCGCCGCGCCGATCGAGCAGCAGGTCAACGGCGCGGACCGGATGATGTACATGAACTCGACCAGTTCATCGACGGGCGACCTGACGCTGACCACGTACTTCGAGATCGGCACCGATCCGGAACTGGCCCAGGTCGACGTGCAGAACCGCGTCAACCTGGCGCTGCCCACGCTGCCGGAGGCCGTGACCTCGCAGGGCGTATCGGTGCAGAAGCGTTCGTCGGCGTTCATGATGGTGATCGCCATCTATTCGCCGGACGCCAGCTACGACCAGACCTTCGTCGGCAACTACGCCAACATCTACGTGCTGGACGCGCTCAAGCGCATTCCGGGCGCCAACCAGTCCTCCATCTTCGGCAGTCCGGACTACGCCATGCGCATCTGGCTGAAGCCGGACCGGATGGCATCGCTGGGCATCACCACCGAGGATGTGAAGAACGCGGTGGCCAACCAGAACCAGCAGTTCTCGGCCGGCCGCATCGGCCAGTCGCCCACCGACGGCGCGGTCCAGCTGACCTTTCCGATTGCCACCAAGGGCCGCATGACGGAGCCGGCCGAGTTCGACAACATGATCCTGCGCGCGCAGTCCGGCGACGTCGCGCTGGTGCGCCTCAAGGACATCGGGCATGCCGAACTTGGCTCCAAGGATTACTCGCTGCGCAGTCGCTACAAGGGCAAGACGGCCACGCTGATGGCGGTCTACCAGCAGCCGGGCGCCAACGCGCTGGATGTTTCCAAGCAGGTGCGCGCCACGCTGGCGGAACTGAAGAAGAGTTTCCCGCCCGGGCTGGAATACGACATCGCGCTGGACACCACCACCTTTGTGCAGGAATCGATCGACGAGGTGGTGCATACGCTGCGCGACGCCGTGATCCTGGTGATCCTGGTGGTCTACCTGTTCCTGCAGAGTTTTCGCGCCACCCTGGTACCGATCCTTGCCGTGCCGGTGTCGATCATCGGCGCCTTTGTCGGCATGAGCGCATTCGGCTTCTCGGTGAACATGCTCACTTTGTTCGGCATGGTGTTAGCGATCGGCATCGTCGTGGACGATGCCATCGTGGTGATCGAGAACGTCGAGCGCAACATGGTCGAGTTCAAGCTGCCGCCCAAGGAGGCTGCCAAGAAGGCCATGGACGAAGTCAGCGGCCCGGTGGTCGCCATCGTGCTGGTGCTGCTGGCCGTGTTCATTCCGGTGGCCTTCCTGTCCGGCATTACCGGCCAGCTCTACAAGCAGTTCGCCATCACCATCGCGGTGTCGGTGGTGCTGTCGGGCGTGGTCGCGCTGACGCTGTCGCCGGCGCTGGCGGCCATCCTGCTCAAGCCCGGCGAACACAAGAAGAACCGCTTCTTCACCTGGTTCAACAATTCCTTTGACCGGCTGGTGGCCGGCTATGACAGGTCGCTGCAGGTGGTCATCAAGCGTACCGCGATGTCGATTGCGATCATCCTCGCGATGGTCGCCGTCAGCGTGCTGATGTTCATGCGTATTCCGGGATCGTTCCTGCCGGTGGAGGACCAGGGCTATCTGTTCGGGGCCGTGGTGATGCCGGATGCCGCCAGCCTGGACCGCACCGGCAACCTGTCGTCGCGCGCGGAAACCTGGCTGGCCAGGCAGCCCGGCGTGTCCTCGGTGGCAACGGTGGACGGCTACAGCCTGATCGATTCCCAGAACAAGGCCAATGCCGGCACGCTGTTCGTCACGCTCAAGGGCTTCGACGAGCGCGGCGAGGGCGAGAGCGCCGAGGACCTGATCCTCAAGGCCAAGAAAGAGTTCTCCACATACCAGGACGGCGCCGTCATCCCCATCAACCCGCCTTCGATACCCGGCCTGGGCACCACGGGCGGCTTCGAGTTCTGGCTGCAGAGCACGGCGGACGGCACCTACCAGCAGCTCGAGGAGAAGGTGCACCAGTTTATTGCCAGGGCGCGCCAGCGGCCGGAGCTGACGGGCGTCAATTCCACCATCAATTCGCGCTCGCGCCAGTTCATGGTCGAGGTGGACCGGGAGCGCTCGGAAACGCAGGGGGTGCCGGTCGAGGCGGTGTACTCCGCGCTGCAGACCATGTTCGGTTCGCTTTACGTGAGCCAGTTCCCGAAGAACAGCCGGCTGTTCCAGGTGATCCTGCAGGCCGAGCCGAAGTACCGCTCGCGTCCCGAGGACCTGGACAATGTCTATGTGCGCAACCACAAGGGCGAGATGGTGCCGATCAAGGCGGTGACCACCACCAAGTACGTCCCTGGCGCCGACATCGTCACGCGCTTCAACAACTTCCCCGCGGCCAAGATCATGGGCGACGCCGCGCCGGGCTACAGCTCGGGGCAGGCCATCGCGGCCATGGAGGAAACCGCGCAGGAGGTGCTCGGCATCGGCTACGCCTATTCCTGGAGCGGGCAGGCCTTTGAAGAAAAGACCGCTGGATCCACGGCGGTCTATGTCTTCGCCTTTGCCTTGCTGATGGTGTTCCTGATCCTGGCGGCGCAGTACGAGAAATGGTCGTTGCCGCTCGGCGTGCTGCTGGCCGTGCCGTTCGCCCTGTTTGGCGCCTTGCTGGCCATCCTGATGCGCGGCATGCTCAACGATGTCTATTTCCAGATCGGGCTGACCGTGCTGATCGCGCTGGCGGCCAAGAACGCCATCCTGATCTTCGAGTTCGCCGTGGAAATGCGGCAGAAGGAGGGCCTCAGCGCCTATGACGCGGCCATTCACGCCGCCAAGCTGCGCCTGCGGCCGATCATCATGACCTCGCTGGCCTTCATCCTGGGCTGCGTGCCGCTCGCCATCGCCAGCGGCGCCTCGGCGGCGAGCCGGCAATCGCTGGGCACGGGCGTGATCGGCGGCATGCTCGGGGCCACGGTGATTGCGCTGTTCTTTATCCCGATGTTCTTCTGGGGGCTGGAGGTACTGGCCGAGCGCAAGCCCAGGGAAAAGGCGGCGGGCGGTGCGGCGCCGACCTCGGGCGACGGCCCGCCCCCAGCCAGACCTCCGGCCGGAGAACCATCATGA
- a CDS encoding efflux transporter outer membrane subunit, with protein MIPRAWMLGACAAAALGGCAIGPDYRRPATPDVAQYRIDTGPLAIAADSDWWNQFDDPVLTALVDEALASNFDVRIAAARIDEFRGQLMVARSGFFPQLNLSASAARQRLGTFNGTTFAGLDSPRNTYQLLANASWELDLWGRIRRQAEAAEASLWNAEYARRGVVLSLAASVVQGYATLRGLDAQLDVAKQTLASRGDGLDIFRQRYEGGVISQMELAQAENDFYVAEATIPPLRTAIAQTENALSVLLGREPGPIERGKAVTALQAPSIGADMPATLLSRRPDVLQAEQSAIAANAQLGAAQALYLPAVNLSGLFGAIASTPGALWHSASQVWGFGAGLAQPVFQGGAIRGQVQTASAQRDQALLAYQRTVLEALADVNSALASGTETRTRLGSLREQEKSLTIYADQAFARYEGGYSSYLEVTNAREKLFNAQLAVIQGQVDTLTSTAALYKSLGGGWPSVPQAVREAGMQGDAKVLAR; from the coding sequence ATGATCCCGCGTGCCTGGATGCTGGGAGCCTGCGCGGCGGCGGCGCTGGGCGGCTGCGCCATCGGCCCTGATTACCGGCGGCCGGCGACGCCGGACGTGGCCCAGTACCGCATCGACACCGGCCCGCTGGCGATTGCCGCCGACAGCGACTGGTGGAACCAGTTCGACGATCCGGTGCTCACCGCGCTGGTGGACGAGGCGCTTGCCAGCAACTTTGACGTGCGCATTGCGGCGGCGCGCATCGACGAATTCCGCGGCCAGCTGATGGTGGCGCGCTCGGGCTTCTTTCCGCAGCTGAACCTGTCGGCGTCGGCCGCGCGCCAGCGCCTCGGCACGTTCAACGGCACGACCTTCGCCGGGCTCGACAGCCCGCGCAACACCTACCAGCTGCTGGCCAACGCGAGCTGGGAACTGGACCTGTGGGGCCGCATCCGCCGCCAGGCCGAGGCGGCCGAGGCCAGCCTGTGGAACGCGGAATATGCCCGCCGCGGGGTGGTGCTGTCGCTGGCGGCGTCCGTGGTCCAGGGCTATGCGACCTTGCGGGGGCTCGATGCGCAACTCGACGTCGCAAAGCAGACGCTGGCTTCGCGCGGCGACGGGCTGGACATTTTCAGGCAGCGGTACGAGGGCGGCGTCATTTCCCAGATGGAGCTGGCGCAGGCGGAGAATGATTTCTACGTGGCCGAGGCCACCATCCCGCCGTTGCGCACCGCCATTGCGCAGACCGAAAACGCGCTGTCTGTGCTGCTCGGGCGCGAGCCCGGGCCGATCGAGCGCGGCAAGGCGGTGACAGCCTTGCAGGCGCCGTCCATCGGCGCCGACATGCCCGCCACGCTGCTGTCGCGGCGTCCGGACGTGCTGCAGGCCGAGCAGTCGGCCATCGCGGCAAACGCGCAGCTTGGCGCGGCGCAGGCACTGTACCTGCCGGCGGTCAACCTGAGCGGCTTGTTCGGAGCCATCGCCAGCACGCCGGGAGCGCTGTGGCACAGCGCTTCGCAGGTGTGGGGGTTCGGCGCCGGCCTGGCCCAGCCGGTGTTCCAGGGCGGCGCCATCCGCGGGCAGGTGCAGACGGCCTCGGCGCAGCGCGACCAGGCCCTGCTGGCCTATCAGCGCACGGTGCTGGAGGCACTGGCCGACGTCAACTCCGCGCTGGCCAGCGGCACCGAGACGCGCACCCGCCTTGGCAGCCTGCGCGAGCAGGAAAAGAGCCTGACGATCTATGCGGACCAGGCCTTCGCGCGCTATGAGGGCGGCTATTCGAGCTACCTCGAGGTGACCAATGCCCGCGAGAAGCTGTTCAACGCACAACTGGCGGTGATCCAGGGCCAGGTGGACACGCTGACCAGCACCGCGGCGCTGTACAAGTCGCTGGGCGGCGGCTGGCCGTCGGTGCCGCAGGCTGTGCGCGAGGCGGGAATGCAGGGAGATGCGAAGGTGCTGGCGCGGTAG
- a CDS encoding conjugal transfer protein TraN, translated as MRKSIHLFVLKRLPGRHRRRLPFEVRQDREYPFPGTVDSPFFLYRSDAELKAHPSYKGAKAGSAEAAIQLIADLAPPLVTRLLDEAFPRSCIFVAPHAKEAAGENAIPQVLAMYLHHVLDGSVDETIVQTTKVFHTGADPMERLNLRASFSGYVVPDGRYVLVDDVTTMGGTLAELANYIQCHGGGVIAAIVLVCAGRSGRLMAPGRVIRELERRYGDEIRKIFGIATHALTADEAGYLIGFRTSDEIRNRRAKAEQETYLRLGAKGIQLDEPEGQVKRKGPDRR; from the coding sequence ATGCGAAAGTCAATCCACCTCTTCGTTCTAAAGCGGCTACCTGGACGTCACCGAAGGCGGCTGCCATTCGAGGTTCGACAGGATCGCGAGTACCCGTTTCCGGGGACGGTCGATTCGCCATTTTTCCTCTATCGGTCCGATGCCGAACTGAAGGCGCATCCGAGCTACAAGGGTGCCAAAGCCGGCAGCGCCGAAGCGGCAATACAGCTGATTGCCGACCTTGCACCGCCGCTGGTGACAAGGTTGCTCGACGAAGCCTTTCCACGTTCATGCATCTTCGTCGCGCCCCATGCCAAAGAAGCCGCAGGCGAGAATGCCATCCCGCAAGTGCTGGCAATGTATTTACACCATGTCCTGGACGGATCAGTCGATGAAACCATCGTGCAGACGACCAAGGTATTCCACACCGGCGCAGACCCAATGGAGCGGCTGAATCTGCGCGCTAGCTTTTCCGGATATGTCGTGCCAGATGGGCGTTATGTGCTGGTCGACGACGTTACTACAATGGGGGGCACGCTAGCCGAGCTTGCCAACTATATTCAATGTCACGGTGGCGGCGTGATCGCAGCAATCGTCCTCGTGTGCGCAGGGCGCTCTGGTAGACTGATGGCACCCGGCAGGGTAATTCGTGAACTGGAAAGGAGGTATGGCGATGAAATCCGCAAGATCTTCGGCATTGCCACCCACGCCCTCACCGCGGATGAAGCGGGATACCTCATCGGTTTCCGTACATCTGACGAGATCCGAAATCGCCGAGCTAAGGCGGAACAAGAAACGTATCTCCGACTTGGCGCGAAAGGCATTCAGCTCGATGAACCTGAAGGGCAAGTAAAGCGCAAGGGCCCCGACCGCCGGTAG
- a CDS encoding carbohydrate-binding family V/XII, producing MSFRMKQTSALIAAAWLALAPLAAQAATPEKSSAVATAPLTWPRNFDAAPDHIELYQPQIETWDGNRLSGRAAVAVGDKTGSPTYGVVHFSATGDIDKPSGLVQLSRITVDSVEVPTQPDAADRVRQSLVSRLPANGLTVPLDQLQASYAVSQQIAKAGRVAVRNDAPQILFATTPTLLVLVDGEPAWRTVPGTSYERALNSRALLLRAADGELWLKVAGYWYRSESAGGAWEVMTTVPKALESAAGKAAASMKPDTMLPADGKRPARAPAILFATQPTELVVTSGAPQMAPVSGVSLLTMANADHAVFVDPAANQYYVLVSGRWFRAPMLTGPWQYVPGSRLPPDFARIPPTDPKANVLVSVPGTPQAREAEIAATIPQTATVSRSKASLTVAYDGAPHFVPITGTSLSYAINTGTPVIEVDGSHYYAVANGVWFTAPAPAGPWQVATEVPSAIYTIPPTSPVYYVTYVRIYAVTPQTVVVGYTPGYMGVVVSADGTVVYGTGYVYPPYVGAVYYGYPVTYGYGAGFGIGLAEGFAFGFAAGAFWGAASPYWGPYWWGGPYNWNYVNVNQANFYGRWGQGTVTHAQGWNAWTGTEWRGTAGAGYNPATGARYQGSRGAAFNPYSGNYAAGRQGAFANPSTGREGAARGGVAGNTYTGDYAAGRQAAGYNAQTGRVGAAEAGIAGNTQTGQHTAGSRGFVANPDKNNAVVWNNGNVYAGHDGSVYQHTDNGWQKHTPGGWEPVQPGNDVTGRLDQQRQARELGQRRFSAAAQQWQGRGGMGGGMGGGFGGRGLRGGGFHGGFRR from the coding sequence ATGTCGTTTCGGATGAAGCAGACCAGCGCGCTGATCGCGGCGGCCTGGCTGGCGCTGGCCCCGCTCGCCGCGCAGGCCGCCACGCCGGAGAAGTCGTCGGCGGTGGCCACGGCACCCCTGACCTGGCCGCGCAACTTTGATGCGGCCCCCGACCATATCGAGCTGTACCAGCCCCAGATCGAGACCTGGGACGGCAACCGCCTGTCCGGACGCGCCGCGGTGGCGGTGGGCGACAAGACGGGCTCGCCGACCTACGGCGTGGTCCATTTCTCGGCCACCGGCGATATCGACAAGCCCTCCGGGCTGGTGCAGCTGAGCCGCATCACGGTCGACAGCGTCGAAGTGCCCACGCAGCCCGACGCCGCCGACCGCGTGCGCCAGTCGCTGGTGTCGCGTCTGCCGGCCAACGGGCTGACGGTGCCGCTGGACCAGCTGCAGGCCAGCTACGCGGTGTCGCAGCAAATCGCGAAAGCCGGCCGCGTCGCGGTGCGCAATGACGCGCCGCAGATCCTGTTCGCCACCACGCCGACGCTGCTGGTGCTGGTCGATGGCGAGCCCGCCTGGCGTACCGTGCCGGGGACGTCGTACGAGCGCGCGCTGAACAGCCGCGCGCTGCTGCTGCGCGCGGCTGACGGCGAGCTATGGCTGAAGGTGGCCGGCTACTGGTATCGCTCGGAATCCGCCGGCGGCGCCTGGGAAGTGATGACGACCGTGCCCAAGGCGCTGGAGAGCGCGGCCGGCAAGGCGGCCGCCAGCATGAAGCCCGACACGATGCTGCCCGCCGACGGCAAGCGCCCCGCCCGCGCCCCGGCCATCCTCTTTGCCACCCAGCCGACCGAGCTGGTGGTGACCAGCGGCGCGCCGCAGATGGCGCCGGTCAGCGGCGTCAGCCTGCTGACCATGGCCAACGCCGACCACGCGGTCTTCGTCGATCCGGCCGCCAACCAGTATTACGTGCTGGTCTCGGGGCGCTGGTTCCGCGCGCCGATGCTGACCGGGCCGTGGCAGTACGTGCCGGGCAGCCGGCTGCCGCCCGACTTTGCCCGCATCCCGCCCACCGATCCCAAGGCCAATGTGCTGGTCTCCGTGCCCGGCACGCCGCAGGCGCGCGAGGCCGAGATCGCCGCCACCATCCCGCAGACCGCCACGGTGTCGCGCAGCAAGGCCAGCCTGACGGTGGCGTATGACGGCGCGCCGCATTTCGTGCCGATCACCGGCACTTCGCTCAGCTACGCGATCAATACCGGCACGCCGGTGATCGAGGTCGATGGCAGCCACTACTACGCGGTGGCCAACGGCGTCTGGTTCACGGCGCCGGCGCCCGCCGGCCCGTGGCAGGTGGCCACCGAGGTGCCGTCGGCGATCTATACCATCCCGCCGACCTCGCCGGTGTACTACGTCACCTACGTGCGTATCTATGCCGTCACGCCGCAGACCGTGGTGGTGGGCTACACGCCCGGCTACATGGGGGTGGTGGTGAGTGCCGACGGCACCGTGGTCTACGGCACGGGCTATGTCTATCCCCCCTACGTGGGCGCGGTCTACTACGGCTATCCGGTTACCTATGGCTACGGCGCCGGCTTCGGCATCGGCCTGGCCGAGGGCTTTGCCTTCGGCTTCGCCGCGGGCGCGTTCTGGGGCGCGGCCTCGCCGTACTGGGGCCCATACTGGTGGGGCGGCCCGTACAACTGGAACTACGTCAACGTGAACCAGGCCAACTTCTACGGCCGCTGGGGCCAGGGTACGGTGACGCACGCGCAGGGCTGGAACGCCTGGACCGGCACCGAATGGCGCGGCACCGCGGGCGCCGGCTACAACCCCGCCACCGGCGCGCGCTACCAGGGCAGCCGCGGCGCCGCGTTCAATCCCTATTCCGGCAACTATGCGGCCGGCCGCCAGGGCGCCTTCGCCAACCCGTCGACCGGGCGCGAAGGCGCGGCGCGCGGCGGCGTGGCCGGCAACACTTACACCGGCGACTATGCGGCGGGGCGGCAGGCGGCGGGCTACAACGCCCAGACCGGCCGCGTCGGCGCGGCCGAGGCGGGCATTGCCGGCAATACGCAGACCGGCCAGCACACAGCCGGCAGCCGCGGCTTCGTCGCCAACCCGGACAAGAACAACGCGGTGGTGTGGAACAACGGCAACGTATATGCCGGCCACGACGGCTCCGTGTATCAGCACACCGACAACGGCTGGCAAAAGCACACCCCCGGCGGCTGGGAGCCGGTACAGCCCGGCAACGATGTCACCGGCCGGCTGGACCAGCAGCGCCAGGCGCGCGAGCTGGGGCAGCGGCGCTTCAGCGCAGCCGCGCAGCAGTGGCAAGGGCGCGGCGGCATGGGTGGCGGCATGGGGGGCGGATTCGGCGGCCGGGGTTTGCGCGGTGGTGGCTTTCATGGCGGGTTCCGGCGCTGA
- a CDS encoding metallophosphoesterase, translating into MPPRTTILTAAFVTALLHGYIGLRLLPAMPVPMAVKALGVAWLALSCALLPAGLLARRVSQPWSDLVSWVGMLAMGFFSSLLVLTLVRDVALAAAWLAGQLLGWRAPGLAAGSAVAVPLLALLVTLAGYVNARRLARVVEVDVPVQGLPDALHGFTIAQISDIHVGPTIKRPYLDRIVDRVNSLQADAVAITGDLVDGTVRELSAHTAPLARLQARHGTYFVTGNHEYYSGAQPWIDELRRLGVRVLMNEHVVLHHDGDALVLGGVTDYSAGRFHESHRSDPQRAIAGAPADAGVRVLLAHQPRTAPAAAQAGFDLQLSGHTHGGQFWPWNLFVPMQQPYTAGLVRHGSLWIYISRGTGYWGPPKRFGAPSEITRVRLVRG; encoded by the coding sequence ATGCCTCCACGCACCACCATCCTGACCGCTGCGTTCGTCACGGCCCTGCTGCACGGCTATATCGGGCTGCGCCTGCTGCCGGCGATGCCGGTACCGATGGCGGTCAAGGCGCTGGGGGTAGCCTGGCTGGCGCTATCCTGCGCACTGCTGCCGGCCGGACTGCTGGCGCGGCGCGTCAGCCAGCCCTGGTCGGACCTGGTGTCCTGGGTCGGCATGCTCGCCATGGGATTCTTCTCATCGCTGCTGGTGCTGACGCTGGTACGCGACGTGGCCCTCGCCGCCGCCTGGCTGGCGGGGCAACTGCTTGGCTGGCGCGCGCCCGGCCTGGCCGCCGGCAGCGCCGTGGCAGTGCCGCTGCTGGCATTGCTGGTCACGCTGGCCGGTTATGTCAATGCGCGCCGCCTGGCGCGCGTGGTCGAGGTCGACGTGCCGGTGCAGGGCCTGCCCGATGCGCTGCACGGCTTCACCATCGCCCAGATCAGCGACATCCATGTCGGCCCCACGATCAAGCGGCCTTACCTCGACCGCATCGTCGACCGCGTCAACAGCCTGCAAGCGGACGCCGTCGCCATCACGGGCGACCTGGTCGACGGCACCGTGCGCGAACTGTCGGCTCACACCGCGCCGCTGGCCCGGCTGCAGGCGCGCCATGGCACCTACTTCGTCACCGGCAACCACGAGTACTATTCCGGCGCACAGCCGTGGATCGACGAGCTGCGCCGCCTGGGCGTGCGCGTGCTGATGAACGAACACGTGGTGCTGCACCATGACGGCGACGCGCTGGTGCTGGGCGGCGTCACCGACTATTCCGCCGGCCGCTTCCACGAAAGCCATCGCAGCGACCCGCAGCGCGCCATCGCCGGCGCCCCCGCCGATGCCGGCGTACGCGTGTTGCTGGCCCACCAGCCACGCACCGCGCCCGCGGCGGCGCAAGCGGGTTTCGACCTGCAGCTGTCGGGACATACCCACGGCGGCCAGTTCTGGCCGTGGAACCTGTTCGTGCCGATGCAGCAGCCCTACACCGCGGGCCTGGTGCGGCATGGCTCGCTGTGGATCTATATCAGCCGTGGTACTGGATATTGGGGCCCGCCGAAGCGGTTCGGGGCGCCGTCGGAGATTACGCGGGTGAGGTTGGTGCGGGGGTAA
- a CDS encoding efflux RND transporter periplasmic adaptor subunit encodes MKSVFNWRGALWLLPVLALAGCGKEKAAPAAPPAAEVGVMTVALRDVPIVFDFVGQTQSSQQVEIRARVNGFLDKRVYTEGALVKAGETLFLMDRKPFEATLQAAEAELAQQQARLVTAQADLKRVRPLAERNALSQRDLDDATGKAQAAAAAVEGARANVISARLNLSYTTIKSPVAGLSSFAKRQAGSYIDTTNSLLTYVAKLDPMWVNFSLSENEVLKMRTERESGAIKFPEQDAFDVVIVLADGKSFPNHGRIAFADASFSADTGTYLVRAEVSNPEGVLRPGQFVRVKVHGAKRAKAIAVPQDAIVQTQRGQAVWVIGPDNKAQQRVVDVGEWTGDNWVVRSGLKPGERVAVSGTLRLAPGAPVKAVQAGPAAAPAAASGVAAAPAPAPAPTPASGVATAGGKP; translated from the coding sequence GTGAAAAGCGTGTTCAACTGGCGCGGCGCGCTATGGCTGCTTCCTGTCCTGGCACTGGCCGGATGCGGCAAGGAGAAAGCCGCGCCGGCCGCGCCGCCCGCAGCCGAGGTCGGAGTCATGACAGTGGCGCTGCGCGATGTGCCGATCGTGTTCGACTTTGTCGGGCAGACGCAGAGCTCGCAGCAGGTGGAAATCCGGGCCCGGGTGAATGGCTTCCTGGACAAGCGCGTCTATACCGAAGGCGCACTGGTCAAGGCCGGCGAGACCCTGTTTCTGATGGATCGCAAGCCGTTCGAGGCAACCCTGCAGGCCGCTGAGGCAGAGCTGGCGCAGCAGCAGGCGCGCCTGGTGACGGCCCAGGCCGACCTCAAGCGCGTGCGCCCGCTGGCCGAGCGCAACGCCCTCAGCCAGCGCGACCTCGATGACGCCACCGGCAAGGCCCAGGCCGCGGCCGCCGCCGTGGAAGGGGCACGCGCCAACGTGATCAGTGCGAGGCTCAACCTGAGCTATACGACGATCAAGTCGCCGGTGGCGGGGCTGTCCAGCTTTGCCAAGCGGCAGGCCGGCTCTTATATCGACACCACCAACAGCCTGCTTACCTATGTGGCCAAGCTGGATCCGATGTGGGTCAATTTCAGCCTGTCCGAGAACGAAGTCCTGAAGATGCGCACCGAGCGCGAATCGGGCGCCATCAAGTTCCCGGAGCAGGATGCGTTCGATGTCGTGATCGTGCTGGCGGACGGCAAGTCATTCCCCAACCACGGGCGCATCGCCTTTGCCGACGCGTCGTTCAGCGCGGATACCGGCACCTACCTGGTCCGCGCGGAGGTGTCCAACCCGGAAGGCGTCCTGCGGCCCGGCCAGTTCGTGCGCGTAAAGGTGCATGGCGCCAAGCGCGCCAAGGCCATCGCCGTGCCCCAGGACGCGATCGTGCAGACCCAGCGCGGCCAGGCGGTCTGGGTGATCGGTCCTGACAACAAGGCGCAGCAGCGGGTGGTGGACGTGGGGGAGTGGACCGGCGACAACTGGGTGGTGCGATCCGGGCTGAAACCGGGTGAACGGGTCGCGGTGAGCGGCACGCTGCGGCTGGCGCCCGGGGCGCCTGTCAAGGCGGTGCAGGCCGGGCCAGCTGCCGCGCCCGCCGCGGCCAGCGGCGTGGCGGCCGCACCCGCACCCGCACCGGCGCCGACGCCGGCGTCCGGCGTCGCCACGGCGGGAGGCAAGCCATGA